A stretch of Chloracidobacterium validum DNA encodes these proteins:
- a CDS encoding reprolysin-like metallopeptidase: MGSPKRRLIFTVLLAVLCGGPWLAASYVSSNSERRAPASAKPATTSGAAVPSSKPNGSQARDGSGDIWRDTEETAIPRRGMARWVEPQSYRTLALDVPALKARLAAAPVEGSVRTQASPVTISLPLPDRGFGAFRIVESSIMEPELARKFPDIKTYLGQGVDDPAATVRFDWTPQGFHAQVLTPRGNYYIDPYQRGDQGHYIAYFRRDYRNVTKQLLCGVTDRADADHLDTAAVTPLNPSGATLRTYRLACAATGEYTATYGGTVTGGLGGIVTTINRCNGIYERDLAIRFVLVANNDLIVYTNAASDPYSNNDGVAMLGQNQTNLDNVIGNANYDIGHVFSTGGGGVAGLGVVCTTGQKARGVTGLSTPTGDIYDVDYVAHEIGHQYGARHPFNGNQGACSGNRSAVAAYEVGSGNTIMAYAGICAADNLQPNSDDYFHTISFQEIFNYTNSGGGSGCPVATATGNTPPTITPLTGFTIPRQTPFTLTVAASDPDGDPLTYCWEQFDLGPAQSAARPFSDNGSSPIFRSFDPVTSPSRTFPSLRYILNNQNDPNNATGVPGETLPNTNRTLTFRVTARDNRAGGGGVRHATVGVTVTTAAGPFTVTAPNTAVTWAAGSSQTVTWNVNGTDVAPVNATNVNILLSVDGGNTYPVTLASNVPNNGTASVTVPSSTQATAQARVRVEAVLPSGSGTFFDVSDVGFSITNGPTAAPTLTLGGPIVTRQGSPTTAPVTVATIAGGTAPYTFTLDQESPTPDLTVAGFISGNIITATATASCNLVAPNPPSVRSYPVRVTVTDAVGRVVSGNFNVNVSNNAIPTLGAFSNQTVPVGASVDVSPSQGPADANNNLAGLTVSPTTLPGGGTVSVNQTTGVVTVSTVGTTTPGSYVIEVRTADTCGATDIERFTVTVQPSQANLALGTRTITTGDGQIDPNECNALSIQLINDGVLDATAISATLSTTTSGVTVTQATSAYPNLLAGGGAGVNTTPFQVSTTGSIACGTTINFTLTVTYSGGPSPATFNFTLPVGQDVNNYQFTSTPTGAVIPPGGTFVPGSAADDVVVTTTTPFAFLVYGTPVAAGQTITVSTNGNVQFVASGGSTSLTNVSLPAAVFPNVPVVCPYWDDLILTTTGGGIYTNTVGTAPNRQFIIEWRGRRFGDGGGPTQNLNFAVVFNEGSSQFQFRYVQTGIGATANGASATVGVQAGNTAMSNFTQFSFNQSVITPGLQLAAALGQCTPGSGPCGTCLPGVINSQVSLVITGSVLEAPTCGAQGYANDFVMSGTLTNVSATPLSNLAFEVVELQAANGPAPTVPFRLISADGATCASGGLVGAIQTPSVTTLAPGASTTVTFRVALPSVRRFRFFVNVLGCTGGGSVTGRESRGLAVAPIEVKTDVPPVRRWGGSSPGDGLATKRR, from the coding sequence GTGGGAAGCCCGAAACGACGACTTATTTTCACTGTTCTGCTTGCCGTACTGTGCGGCGGTCCCTGGTTGGCCGCCAGCTATGTGAGTTCAAACTCGGAACGCCGTGCGCCCGCCTCGGCAAAACCGGCCACCACCTCAGGAGCGGCCGTACCTTCTTCAAAGCCCAACGGCTCGCAGGCGCGGGATGGTTCAGGCGATATTTGGCGCGATACCGAAGAAACCGCCATTCCACGGCGCGGTATGGCCCGCTGGGTTGAGCCTCAGTCCTATCGAACCCTTGCGCTCGATGTCCCGGCGCTCAAAGCGCGCTTGGCGGCGGCGCCGGTCGAAGGCAGTGTTCGCACGCAAGCGAGTCCGGTGACGATTTCGCTTCCGTTGCCTGACAGAGGTTTCGGCGCGTTCCGTATCGTCGAGTCCTCAATCATGGAGCCGGAACTAGCCCGTAAGTTTCCTGACATCAAGACTTATCTCGGTCAAGGCGTGGACGATCCCGCGGCGACGGTCCGCTTTGACTGGACGCCGCAGGGCTTTCATGCGCAGGTGCTGACGCCTCGTGGGAACTACTACATCGATCCTTACCAACGCGGCGATCAAGGACACTACATTGCTTATTTCCGCCGTGACTATCGCAATGTGACAAAGCAGTTGCTCTGTGGTGTGACCGACCGCGCGGATGCCGACCATCTCGATACGGCGGCCGTGACTCCGCTCAATCCCTCTGGGGCGACCTTGCGTACGTATCGGCTGGCCTGCGCGGCGACGGGTGAGTACACCGCAACCTATGGGGGCACGGTCACCGGTGGCCTGGGTGGCATCGTCACGACCATCAACCGTTGCAACGGCATCTATGAACGCGATTTGGCGATCCGCTTCGTGCTGGTGGCGAACAATGATCTCATCGTTTACACCAATGCCGCATCTGACCCTTACAGCAACAACGATGGTGTGGCCATGCTGGGACAGAACCAAACCAATCTGGATAACGTCATCGGCAATGCCAACTACGACATTGGTCATGTGTTCAGCACCGGCGGTGGAGGGGTGGCCGGCCTGGGTGTCGTGTGCACGACCGGGCAGAAGGCCCGCGGGGTAACCGGGCTATCGACGCCAACCGGGGATATTTATGACGTGGACTATGTGGCTCACGAGATCGGTCATCAATATGGTGCAAGACACCCTTTCAATGGCAACCAAGGCGCTTGTTCTGGCAATCGCAGCGCCGTGGCCGCCTATGAAGTCGGCAGCGGTAACACGATTATGGCGTATGCCGGCATCTGTGCCGCCGACAATCTCCAGCCCAATAGTGACGACTATTTTCACACCATCAGCTTTCAGGAAATTTTCAACTACACCAACAGTGGCGGTGGGAGTGGCTGTCCGGTTGCGACGGCAACCGGCAACACGCCTCCAACGATAACACCACTGACGGGCTTCACGATTCCGCGCCAGACGCCGTTTACGCTGACCGTCGCGGCCAGCGATCCCGATGGCGATCCGCTGACCTACTGCTGGGAGCAGTTTGATCTCGGCCCGGCACAGAGCGCCGCGCGGCCGTTCAGCGATAACGGCTCATCTCCGATTTTCCGCAGTTTTGATCCGGTCACGAGCCCCTCGCGCACGTTTCCATCCCTACGTTACATCCTCAACAATCAGAATGATCCCAACAACGCCACCGGCGTGCCGGGCGAAACACTGCCCAACACGAACCGGACGCTGACCTTTCGGGTGACCGCCCGTGATAACCGGGCTGGCGGTGGCGGTGTCCGCCACGCCACGGTGGGCGTGACGGTCACAACGGCGGCTGGACCCTTTACCGTGACCGCGCCCAATACCGCTGTGACGTGGGCGGCGGGTTCGAGCCAGACGGTGACATGGAACGTCAACGGCACCGACGTCGCGCCGGTCAACGCGACCAATGTGAATATCCTGCTGTCGGTGGATGGCGGCAACACCTATCCGGTGACACTCGCGTCAAACGTTCCCAACAATGGCACGGCCAGCGTGACCGTGCCGAGTAGCACGCAGGCGACGGCGCAGGCGCGCGTGCGCGTCGAAGCCGTTCTTCCAAGCGGGAGTGGCACCTTTTTTGACGTTTCGGACGTGGGCTTTTCCATCACCAATGGACCAACTGCGGCCCCGACACTGACCTTGGGCGGACCGATCGTCACCCGTCAGGGTTCGCCTACGACGGCCCCCGTGACCGTGGCGACGATTGCCGGCGGCACCGCCCCGTACACCTTTACCCTGGATCAGGAATCGCCCACGCCGGACCTGACGGTAGCAGGGTTCATTTCGGGTAACATCATCACGGCGACGGCCACGGCCAGTTGCAACCTCGTCGCTCCCAATCCGCCCAGCGTGCGTTCATATCCCGTGCGCGTGACGGTGACCGACGCGGTGGGGCGAGTCGTGTCGGGTAACTTCAACGTCAACGTGTCAAATAACGCGATTCCGACGCTCGGTGCGTTTTCAAATCAAACCGTTCCGGTTGGTGCATCGGTTGACGTGTCACCTAGCCAGGGACCGGCAGATGCCAACAACAACCTGGCCGGGCTAACGGTTTCTCCGACAACCTTGCCGGGTGGCGGCACGGTGTCGGTCAATCAAACGACCGGTGTCGTCACCGTGTCCACGGTTGGCACAACGACGCCGGGAAGCTACGTCATCGAGGTGCGCACTGCCGATACCTGTGGAGCCACGGACATCGAGCGGTTCACCGTGACCGTGCAGCCATCCCAGGCGAATCTCGCGTTGGGGACCCGCACCATCACAACCGGTGATGGGCAGATTGACCCGAATGAGTGCAATGCGCTGAGTATCCAACTAATCAATGACGGCGTCTTGGATGCGACGGCGATTTCGGCCACGTTGTCAACGACGACGTCAGGCGTGACGGTGACGCAGGCGACGTCGGCGTATCCGAATCTTCTGGCGGGTGGTGGCGCAGGCGTCAACACCACGCCTTTCCAAGTCAGCACGACCGGGTCCATTGCCTGCGGCACAACCATCAACTTCACACTGACCGTGACGTATTCAGGCGGGCCTTCGCCGGCGACATTCAACTTCACGCTGCCGGTGGGACAGGACGTAAACAACTATCAGTTCACGTCAACACCGACCGGGGCGGTGATCCCGCCGGGCGGAACGTTTGTTCCGGGCAGCGCGGCCGACGACGTCGTTGTGACCACGACGACGCCGTTTGCGTTCTTGGTGTACGGCACGCCGGTGGCGGCCGGACAAACCATCACGGTGAGCACGAACGGAAACGTTCAGTTCGTGGCTTCCGGCGGCAGCACGAGTTTGACCAATGTCTCCCTGCCGGCGGCGGTTTTCCCCAATGTGCCGGTCGTCTGCCCCTACTGGGATGACCTCATTTTGACGACGACGGGCGGCGGGATATACACCAACACGGTGGGAACGGCGCCGAACCGTCAGTTCATCATTGAGTGGCGCGGACGGCGATTTGGCGATGGAGGCGGTCCCACGCAGAACCTCAACTTCGCGGTGGTCTTCAACGAAGGATCGAGCCAATTCCAGTTCCGCTACGTGCAAACCGGTATTGGCGCCACCGCCAACGGCGCCAGCGCGACGGTCGGCGTGCAGGCCGGAAACACGGCGATGTCAAACTTCACCCAGTTTTCGTTCAATCAGTCTGTCATCACGCCGGGATTGCAGTTGGCGGCGGCGTTGGGGCAGTGCACACCGGGCAGTGGTCCGTGTGGCACGTGCCTGCCTGGGGTGATCAATTCGCAGGTTTCGCTGGTGATCACGGGGTCTGTCCTGGAAGCGCCAACGTGTGGAGCGCAAGGGTACGCCAATGACTTTGTCATGAGCGGGACGTTGACGAATGTTTCGGCAACGCCACTGTCGAATTTGGCCTTTGAGGTCGTGGAGCTGCAAGCGGCAAACGGTCCGGCGCCGACGGTGCCTTTCCGGCTGATTTCAGCGGATGGGGCAACGTGTGCGAGTGGTGGCTTGGTGGGTGCGATTCAGACGCCGAGCGTGACGACACTAGCGCCAGGGGCATCAACGACGGTGACATTTCGGGTAGCCCTGCCGTCGGTGCGGCGCTTCCGGTTCTTCGTGAATGTTTTAGGCTGTACCGGTGGCGGAAGCGTGACGGGTCGGGAGAGCCGTGGGCTGGCGGTTGCGCCGATAGAGGTCAAGACGGACGTGCCGCCGGTGCGTCGTTGGGGAGGTTCGTCCCCCGGTGACGGGTTGGCGACGAAACGACGCTGA
- a CDS encoding DUF6683 family protein, protein MLNAFRALLGIWLIVSIAAPALGQDRPADRQSADPDWYDYEQVGRQPTINGRSARDKIRAYENRAGAVFSDQPVTRRRVRPADAPRRGPQRRTTAYRPVSDMLAPGILAQSVDGDSVAARRFYEDALREYRRGMIEQGWPVEDVAAAMVLYLNNHYTIVFGTPMPPGVPYALYEQFQEILLTDEDFLASDDRERQILAESLAILATATYSQYEFAGGRERERIRQQARANLESFAGQSAEEFQEMVYAIRNQLP, encoded by the coding sequence ATGCTCAATGCCTTCCGCGCCCTCTTGGGTATTTGGCTCATAGTTAGCATTGCCGCGCCGGCCCTTGGTCAAGATCGGCCGGCTGACCGTCAATCAGCCGATCCTGACTGGTACGACTACGAACAAGTCGGTCGTCAACCCACCATCAATGGCCGTTCGGCGCGGGATAAAATCCGCGCCTATGAAAACCGCGCTGGGGCCGTTTTCTCCGACCAGCCGGTGACGCGCCGCCGAGTCCGTCCGGCGGACGCCCCCCGGCGCGGACCCCAGCGCAGAACAACGGCCTACCGTCCGGTGTCCGACATGCTGGCGCCGGGCATCCTGGCCCAATCGGTGGATGGCGACTCAGTTGCCGCGCGTCGGTTCTATGAAGATGCCCTGCGTGAGTATCGGCGCGGCATGATTGAGCAGGGCTGGCCCGTCGAGGACGTCGCCGCCGCTATGGTGCTCTACCTCAACAACCACTACACCATCGTCTTCGGCACCCCGATGCCACCGGGCGTCCCCTATGCGCTTTACGAGCAGTTCCAGGAAATCCTCCTCACCGACGAAGATTTCTTGGCTTCGGACGACCGCGAGCGCCAAATCCTGGCCGAGTCGCTGGCCATTCTCGCCACCGCGACCTATTCGCAATATGAGTTTGCCGGTGGGCGCGAGCGCGAACGGATTCGGCAGCAAGCCCGCGCCAACCTGGAGTCGTTTGCCGGACAGTCAGCCGAGGAGTTTCAGGAAATGGTGTATGCCATCCGCAATCAACTTCCCTAG
- a CDS encoding ABC transporter substrate-binding protein, which produces MSGRMGRRRWPSEVIYQLTVVGLATVVACPAGGCQVGVSRPSGEPATATTPAAKRQRVASLSIGTDEILCALVPPERIVALSKYAADPEVSYVADVARQVGVFVEREPERMLSLRADLVLLARYTRAELRQAVEQTGTPTLLVEDFRSLDDIENNVRRIGRALGEEARAETVIAAMHARLKEARAALRPDRVGWRVLYVMPPLMVAGRDTMTHVKLTSAGLQNAASDVVGHTAISAEALLKLNPDVILVATGFASDVGFRERLLSDPQLVALEAVRRKRVLALPSRSLRTVSHHTADAVMTIVEAVNALP; this is translated from the coding sequence ATGAGCGGACGCATGGGGCGACGCAGGTGGCCAAGTGAGGTTATCTACCAACTGACGGTCGTTGGGCTGGCGACTGTGGTCGCCTGTCCGGCTGGTGGCTGCCAAGTTGGCGTCTCGCGCCCGTCCGGTGAGCCGGCGACGGCTACGACTCCGGCTGCCAAACGACAGCGGGTGGCATCACTTTCCATCGGGACCGATGAAATCCTGTGTGCGCTTGTGCCGCCGGAGCGGATCGTGGCGCTGTCGAAGTACGCCGCCGACCCTGAAGTAAGCTATGTGGCGGACGTTGCGCGCCAGGTCGGGGTTTTCGTGGAGCGTGAGCCGGAGCGAATGTTGTCACTGCGGGCCGATCTGGTCTTGCTGGCGCGCTACACCAGGGCCGAGCTGCGGCAGGCGGTTGAGCAAACCGGGACGCCAACGCTGCTCGTCGAAGACTTCCGTTCGCTGGACGATATTGAAAACAATGTGCGTCGGATTGGGCGCGCGCTCGGCGAGGAAGCGCGGGCCGAGACGGTCATTGCCGCCATGCATGCTCGGTTGAAGGAAGCGCGCGCGGCACTGCGGCCGGACCGCGTTGGCTGGCGGGTACTGTATGTCATGCCGCCGCTCATGGTTGCCGGAAGGGATACGATGACCCACGTCAAGCTCACGTCCGCCGGGTTGCAAAACGCGGCATCTGACGTAGTCGGGCATACGGCGATCTCGGCCGAAGCGTTGCTGAAGCTCAACCCGGATGTGATCTTGGTCGCCACGGGCTTTGCTTCTGATGTAGGTTTCCGTGAACGTTTACTGTCCGACCCGCAGTTAGTGGCGCTGGAGGCGGTTCGCCGCAAGCGTGTCCTGGCGCTGCCGTCGCGGTCGCTACGGACGGTTTCACACCATACGGCCGATGCTGTCATGACGATTGTCGAGGCAGTGAATGCACTACCGTAA
- a CDS encoding pirin family protein, translating to MLTVRRAWERGHANHGWLAASHTFSFANYDDPRWRGFRALRVFNEDRIAPGAGFGMHGHRDMEIITYVLDGALRHTDSMGNTSVLERGGLQRMTAGTGVRHSEMNASATEPIHLVQIWILPERAGLTPSYEETSLRDNPPRGAFQRIAARKAQPDELTIHQDASIWLATLAPGETTNHSLAPERYAWVQVLRGMVTVNGHALQAGDGLAVCAERDLAFDAAAESEIMLFDLA from the coding sequence ATGTTGACCGTTCGCAGAGCTTGGGAACGGGGCCACGCCAACCACGGCTGGCTCGCTGCAAGCCATACCTTTTCCTTCGCCAACTATGACGACCCACGCTGGCGGGGCTTCCGCGCCCTGCGCGTCTTCAACGAAGACCGCATCGCGCCCGGCGCCGGCTTCGGCATGCACGGCCACCGCGACATGGAAATCATCACCTATGTCCTCGATGGCGCGCTGCGGCACACCGACTCCATGGGCAATACGTCCGTTCTGGAGCGCGGCGGACTCCAGCGCATGACAGCCGGAACCGGCGTCCGCCACAGCGAGATGAACGCCTCGGCCACCGAACCCATCCATCTCGTCCAAATCTGGATTCTGCCCGAACGCGCGGGACTGACGCCAAGCTACGAAGAAACGTCACTGCGCGACAACCCGCCCCGCGGAGCGTTTCAACGCATCGCGGCCCGCAAGGCCCAACCGGACGAACTCACCATTCACCAGGATGCGTCCATCTGGCTGGCAACGCTCGCACCCGGTGAAACGACCAACCACAGCCTTGCTCCCGAACGATACGCTTGGGTACAAGTCCTGCGCGGAATGGTCACGGTCAACGGACACGCGCTCCAGGCCGGCGATGGTCTGGCCGTTTGTGCGGAGCGCGACCTTGCCTTTGACGCCGCCGCCGAAAGTGAAATCATGCTCTTCGACTTGGCTTGA
- the cobN gene encoding cobaltochelatase subunit CobN produces MGLYHPTNNEADNVIGKPTQRQYIVTTNHQETTNGCRDDHSGLLYRPRPDIIFISASDTELETLTAAQSQLPPGFPRLQAQSSGTLQTPTDVAAFAKEIAPTAQLVIVRILGGLAYFREGLTQLRILCDQTGAALVALPGDNRPDAELAGYTTVDPEIAAIFLTYCVAGGAANYAQGLRYLADGILGTSFGFAPPVAVPMYGLYHPDAADHEATARLDVATFARTYWREAVGPVVGLLFYRAYWQSNDLAVVDALVRALEARGCRPLPVFCYSLRDTPPETLLAYLGHQARADVIISLLSYALADIVHGQRLTRAAGPGLDVLAQLGVPVIQGLTVRASQAEWAASSSGLSPLDAAMKVVMAEFDGRIISTVIGAQELTPAGASRQVAIPAQIEALAALTARWGRLRRLPNREKRLAIVLTNFANRNGRVGSAVGLDTPASVLRILQALREEGYVVGDLPPDGDALMEELLALGGYEVEWLSEEQARQSAHYRVADYTDWFARLPEPAQAALRATWGEPPGQVMTVGDLGYIPARRYGNVVVLIQPPRGYGENRQALYHSGELAPSHHYLAVYHWLRTVFGVDAVIHCGKHGTVEWLPGKSLGLSAQCYPQLVLGDTPVFYPFLVGDPGEGLQAKRRWHAALVSHLPPPMTQAEVEQECELAPLQALLTELGRADQLDPEKRPLIVAAIWEAVVAANLHRDLGYTARPDEDEWPAFLKKLDGYLCELGEIQIRNGLHVFGEAPQGERLVDFLCALARQGTPERPGLPTALAQDLGLPPNLDDLPAETAWLPEAVPSGLAACDPSAITSVGRLRRALDAAVRELVATAVAHDFDLTHPFAAKLGSATRTGLAYLGQDILPRVRRAPDEIRHLLDGLAGRAIPPGPSGAPTRGMPDILPTGRNMYAVDVRAVPSPFAWEVGRQLGDALVASYVAQKQAFPEVVGLTLWGTSNMRTQGDDVAQVLWLLGVEPCWQPASRRVIGLRRLPLETLRRPRIDVVLRVSGFFRDAFPNVIALLDEAVRLAAAADEPDEWNYVRKRTRVAEAHYVAAGDSPDAAHRRARFRIFSNQPGVYGVGILAALSEKAWTERADLADIYLRWSGYAYTADEYGTPAGEVFARQLAACDVAVQNQDNREHDILDSDDYMQFHGGMAAAIENLRGQAPTTLFGDTSDPARPRVRTLREELRRVIRARVTNPKWLRAIREHGYKGALEMAATVDYLFGYAALTDLVDDWVYERVAEAYLFDEEMASFLGQSNPWTQRDIAGRLLEAVERGLWRHPPETVTTRLRDIQAGAEARIMAAGKRG; encoded by the coding sequence ATGGGGCTTTACCACCCGACAAACAATGAAGCTGATAACGTCATAGGCAAGCCCACCCAACGCCAATACATCGTTACAACCAACCACCAGGAAACCACCAACGGTTGCCGTGACGATCATAGCGGTCTGCTGTACCGTCCGCGCCCGGACATCATCTTTATTTCTGCTTCGGATACCGAACTAGAGACGCTCACCGCCGCTCAGTCGCAGCTTCCGCCCGGCTTTCCACGGTTGCAGGCGCAAAGCAGCGGCACCCTCCAGACGCCGACCGATGTGGCGGCTTTCGCCAAGGAGATTGCGCCGACCGCGCAGCTGGTGATCGTTCGTATCCTGGGTGGTCTGGCGTATTTCCGTGAAGGACTGACCCAGCTCCGTATCCTGTGTGACCAAACCGGCGCGGCCCTGGTTGCGCTACCGGGGGACAATCGCCCCGACGCCGAACTAGCCGGCTACACGACTGTTGACCCGGAGATTGCCGCGATCTTCCTTACTTATTGTGTCGCTGGCGGGGCAGCGAACTATGCGCAGGGGCTGCGTTACCTAGCCGATGGCATCCTGGGCACGTCCTTTGGTTTTGCGCCACCGGTAGCCGTGCCAATGTATGGGTTGTACCACCCCGACGCGGCTGACCATGAAGCCACGGCCCGGCTGGATGTGGCGACCTTTGCGCGGACCTACTGGCGTGAAGCGGTCGGTCCGGTGGTGGGTCTCCTGTTTTACCGGGCTTACTGGCAAAGTAACGACCTTGCCGTCGTGGATGCCCTCGTCCGGGCGCTTGAAGCCCGTGGGTGCCGCCCGCTGCCGGTTTTTTGCTACAGCCTGCGGGACACACCGCCAGAGACGCTGCTTGCCTACCTTGGCCATCAGGCGCGGGCCGATGTCATCATCAGCCTGCTGAGTTATGCGTTGGCCGACATCGTTCACGGGCAACGTTTGACACGGGCTGCCGGCCCTGGGCTTGATGTGCTCGCGCAACTGGGGGTTCCGGTCATTCAGGGCCTGACGGTACGCGCTTCACAGGCCGAATGGGCGGCCAGTTCGAGCGGGCTGTCTCCGTTGGATGCCGCCATGAAAGTCGTCATGGCGGAGTTTGACGGGCGCATCATCTCAACCGTCATTGGCGCACAGGAGCTGACGCCGGCCGGAGCAAGTCGCCAGGTGGCGATTCCGGCCCAGATCGAAGCCTTGGCCGCACTGACGGCCCGCTGGGGACGGCTGCGCCGGCTCCCCAATCGGGAAAAACGCCTAGCTATTGTCCTGACCAACTTTGCCAACCGCAACGGCCGGGTCGGCAGCGCCGTGGGCCTGGACACGCCGGCGTCGGTGCTACGCATTCTTCAGGCGCTGCGCGAGGAAGGCTATGTCGTGGGGGACCTGCCGCCAGATGGTGATGCGCTCATGGAAGAACTGCTGGCGCTCGGTGGCTACGAAGTCGAGTGGCTTTCGGAAGAGCAGGCCCGCCAGTCCGCCCATTATCGGGTAGCGGATTACACAGACTGGTTTGCCCGGCTTCCCGAACCGGCGCAAGCGGCGCTGCGGGCGACGTGGGGGGAGCCACCGGGGCAGGTCATGACGGTCGGAGACCTTGGGTACATCCCGGCACGCCGTTACGGCAATGTGGTGGTTCTCATCCAACCGCCACGTGGTTACGGAGAAAACCGACAGGCGCTATACCATAGTGGCGAACTCGCGCCTTCGCACCATTACTTGGCGGTGTATCACTGGTTGCGCACCGTCTTTGGTGTGGATGCCGTCATTCACTGCGGCAAGCACGGGACGGTCGAATGGCTGCCGGGCAAGTCGCTGGGTTTGTCGGCGCAGTGTTATCCGCAACTTGTGCTCGGTGACACGCCAGTTTTTTATCCGTTTCTCGTCGGTGATCCGGGCGAAGGCCTCCAGGCGAAACGGCGCTGGCATGCCGCGCTGGTCAGCCACCTGCCACCACCGATGACCCAAGCCGAGGTCGAACAGGAATGTGAACTGGCGCCGCTTCAGGCGCTGTTGACCGAGCTGGGGCGCGCCGACCAACTCGACCCGGAGAAACGGCCGCTCATTGTCGCGGCCATCTGGGAAGCCGTCGTTGCGGCAAATCTCCACCGCGATCTGGGCTACACGGCCCGGCCAGACGAAGACGAGTGGCCGGCGTTTCTGAAAAAGCTCGACGGGTACTTGTGCGAGTTGGGCGAAATCCAGATTCGGAACGGATTACATGTCTTTGGTGAAGCCCCGCAGGGCGAGCGGCTGGTGGACTTTCTCTGCGCCCTGGCGCGGCAGGGGACACCGGAGCGTCCGGGACTGCCGACAGCGCTGGCGCAGGACCTGGGTTTACCGCCGAACTTGGACGACCTGCCGGCCGAAACGGCGTGGCTGCCGGAAGCTGTCCCGTCAGGGCTGGCGGCTTGCGACCCCTCAGCCATCACCAGCGTTGGACGCCTGCGCCGGGCGCTGGATGCAGCGGTTCGTGAGCTGGTCGCCACGGCGGTGGCGCATGACTTCGATCTCACCCACCCCTTTGCTGCAAAGCTTGGCAGCGCAACCAGGACCGGGCTTGCGTACCTTGGGCAGGACATCCTCCCGCGGGTGCGACGCGCGCCGGACGAAATCCGTCACCTCCTGGATGGCTTGGCCGGACGGGCCATTCCGCCTGGGCCGAGCGGCGCGCCGACCCGCGGTATGCCGGACATCCTCCCGACAGGGCGCAACATGTACGCGGTTGACGTGCGGGCCGTTCCATCACCGTTTGCCTGGGAGGTCGGGCGGCAGTTGGGTGACGCGCTGGTGGCCAGCTACGTCGCGCAAAAGCAGGCGTTCCCGGAGGTGGTCGGGTTGACACTCTGGGGAACGTCCAACATGCGTACCCAGGGGGATGATGTGGCCCAGGTGTTGTGGCTGTTGGGGGTTGAGCCGTGCTGGCAGCCGGCCAGTCGGCGCGTCATAGGTCTGCGACGGCTCCCGCTGGAGACACTTCGGCGGCCGCGCATTGATGTCGTCCTGCGGGTTTCCGGTTTCTTCCGTGATGCGTTCCCAAATGTCATCGCTCTGCTCGATGAGGCTGTCAGGCTCGCTGCGGCTGCGGATGAGCCGGATGAGTGGAACTATGTGCGCAAGCGCACACGTGTGGCTGAGGCCCACTACGTGGCAGCCGGCGACTCACCTGACGCGGCACACCGGCGAGCACGGTTTCGTATTTTCTCCAATCAGCCAGGCGTCTATGGGGTCGGGATTCTGGCTGCGTTGTCGGAGAAGGCGTGGACGGAGCGCGCTGATCTGGCCGACATCTACCTGCGCTGGAGTGGTTATGCCTACACGGCGGACGAGTACGGCACGCCGGCCGGCGAGGTATTTGCGCGCCAGTTGGCAGCCTGCGACGTTGCCGTTCAGAACCAGGACAACCGCGAGCATGACATTCTCGACAGTGACGATTACATGCAGTTTCACGGTGGCATGGCGGCGGCGATCGAGAATCTGCGCGGGCAGGCCCCGACGACGCTCTTTGGCGACACTTCAGACCCGGCGCGGCCACGGGTGCGGACACTACGGGAAGAACTGCGCCGGGTGATTCGGGCCCGGGTGACAAATCCCAAGTGGTTGCGGGCTATCCGGGAACATGGCTACAAGGGGGCGCTTGAAATGGCCGCCACGGTGGACTACCTGTTTGGGTATGCGGCGTTGACCGACTTGGTTGACGATTGGGTTTATGAGCGGGTGGCGGAGGCGTACCTTTTTGATGAGGAGATGGCTAGTTTTCTCGGCCAGAGCAATCCCTGGACCCAGCGCGACATCGCCGGCCGCCTGCTTGAAGCCGTGGAGCGTGGCCTGTGGCGACATCCGCCGGAGACGGTGACGACCCGCTTGCGGGACATCCAGGCCGGCGCTGAGGCGCGTATCATGGCCGCGGGGAAGCGAGGGTGA
- a CDS encoding MarR family winged helix-turn-helix transcriptional regulator, with translation MPSRRTTPNANLYEKLCLAVLQSAEALTTDLGNFLKTYDLTPVQYNALRILRGAGPDGATCQTIAERLITRDPDVTRLLDRLEHKQLVIRRREAMDRRVVKAILTPDGLDLVNRLDQPVQAWHAERLGRLSPAECQSLLALLERMRT, from the coding sequence ATGCCGAGCCGTCGAACCACCCCAAATGCCAATCTCTACGAGAAGCTCTGTCTGGCCGTGCTTCAGTCCGCCGAAGCCCTGACGACGGACCTGGGGAACTTTCTCAAAACCTATGACCTCACACCGGTTCAGTACAATGCGCTGCGCATCCTGCGTGGCGCCGGACCGGACGGCGCCACCTGCCAAACCATCGCCGAGCGCCTCATCACCCGCGACCCCGACGTGACCCGCCTGCTCGATCGCCTCGAACACAAACAACTCGTCATCCGCCGCCGGGAGGCCATGGACCGGCGCGTCGTCAAAGCCATCCTGACGCCGGACGGCCTTGATCTCGTCAACCGCCTCGACCAACCGGTGCAAGCTTGGCACGCGGAACGGCTTGGCCGCCTCTCGCCGGCCGAATGCCAGTCCCTGCTCGCCCTGCTCGAGCGGATGCGGACGTAA